A single genomic interval of Hafnia alvei harbors:
- a CDS encoding nucleoside deaminase, which produces MSSHDEYLQRALALAADSVEQGGRPFGAVIVRHDEIVAEAVNTIHLNGDPTAHAELNGIREVSAHLGSAALRDCTVYASGQPCPMCLSAMYLTGVKAVYFANGNQDGEEYKLSTAAIYQQLQLPLEQQSLPIHHLPQPNGRKLYERWVQKQS; this is translated from the coding sequence ATGTCTTCTCATGATGAGTATCTACAGCGCGCGTTAGCGCTGGCGGCGGATAGCGTTGAGCAGGGTGGGCGTCCATTTGGCGCAGTGATTGTGCGTCACGATGAGATTGTTGCCGAGGCCGTGAACACCATTCATCTCAATGGCGATCCAACGGCGCATGCCGAGCTGAACGGTATTCGTGAGGTTTCTGCTCATCTGGGGAGCGCAGCGCTGCGTGACTGTACGGTGTATGCGAGCGGACAGCCTTGCCCTATGTGCCTCAGCGCCATGTATCTGACCGGTGTAAAGGCGGTGTATTTCGCCAACGGCAATCAGGATGGGGAAGAGTATAAATTATCGACCGCGGCTATTTATCAGCAACTACAGCTGCCGTTAGAACAACAATCTTTACCGATTCACCATTTGCCACAACCAAATGGCCGCAAGCTATATGAACGTTGGGTGCAAAAGCAGTCATGA
- the metB gene encoding cystathionine gamma-synthase produces the protein MTYKQATLAVRSGLNDDEQYGCVVPPIHLSSTYNFTDFNEPRAHDYSRRGNPTRDVVQRALAELEGGAGAVMTSTGMSAIHLVCTVFLKPGDLLVAPHDCYGGSYRLFDSLAKRGAYNVLFVDQGDAQALAAALEQKPKLVLIETPSNPLLRVVDIAAICTAAKAVGALTVVDNTFLSPALQQPLKLGADLVLHSCTKYLNGHSDVVAGTVIAKDPEHVTELAWWANNIGVTGSAFDSYLLLRGLRTLSPRIQLQQQNALKIVEFLKHQPLVKKLYHPSLPENQGHEIACRQQSGFGAMLSFELDGDEALLRRFLKSLQLFTLAESLGGVESLISHAGTMTHAGMAPEARKAAGISESLLRISVGIEDGDDLISDLEQAFQKANSQR, from the coding sequence GTGACATATAAGCAGGCAACACTTGCAGTGCGCAGTGGTTTAAATGATGACGAGCAGTATGGTTGCGTCGTTCCGCCCATCCATCTTTCCAGCACTTACAACTTCACCGACTTCAATGAACCACGGGCGCATGACTACTCTCGCCGTGGGAATCCTACGCGTGATGTGGTGCAGCGCGCGCTGGCTGAGTTAGAAGGCGGCGCTGGGGCTGTGATGACCAGCACGGGTATGTCGGCGATTCATTTGGTGTGCACGGTTTTCCTCAAACCAGGCGATCTGCTGGTAGCGCCGCACGACTGCTACGGCGGCAGCTATCGTCTGTTCGATAGTTTGGCCAAGCGCGGCGCGTATAACGTGCTGTTTGTCGATCAGGGTGATGCGCAGGCTCTCGCGGCCGCGTTAGAACAAAAACCTAAGCTGGTGCTGATCGAAACCCCAAGTAATCCGTTGCTACGCGTGGTCGATATTGCTGCTATTTGCACAGCGGCTAAGGCCGTGGGCGCGTTAACGGTGGTTGATAACACCTTCTTAAGCCCGGCGCTGCAACAGCCGTTAAAATTAGGCGCAGATTTGGTTCTGCATTCCTGCACCAAATACTTAAATGGTCACTCCGACGTGGTAGCGGGAACCGTTATTGCCAAAGATCCTGAGCATGTTACCGAGCTAGCATGGTGGGCGAATAATATTGGCGTAACCGGCAGCGCTTTCGACAGCTATCTCCTGCTGCGTGGCCTGAGAACCCTTAGCCCTCGCATTCAGTTACAGCAGCAAAACGCGCTGAAAATTGTGGAGTTTCTCAAGCATCAGCCGCTGGTGAAAAAGCTTTATCATCCTTCGTTGCCAGAAAACCAAGGACATGAAATTGCCTGCCGTCAGCAGTCTGGCTTTGGCGCGATGCTGAGCTTTGAACTGGATGGCGATGAAGCCTTGCTGCGACGATTCCTAAAATCGCTGCAACTGTTTACACTGGCAGAATCTTTAGGCGGCGTGGAGAGTTTAATTTCCCACGCAGGCACGATGACTCACGCGGGGATGGCTCCAGAGGCGCGTAAGGCCGCAGGTATTTCAGAAAGCCTGCTGCGTATTTCTGTAGGTATCGAAGACGGTGACGATTTAATTTCCGATCTGGAGCAGGCGTTCCAGAAAGCTAACAGCCAACGCTAA
- a CDS encoding glycoside-pentoside-hexuronide family transporter codes for MSSHILSKQEKIGYGLGDAASHIVFDNVMLYMMFFYTDIFGIPAGFVGTMFLLARALDAISDPIMGLVADRTRTRWGKFRPYVLFAAIPFGIVCIFAYSTPELSLTGKMVYAAITYTLLTLMYTVVNIPYCALGGVITADPTQRISLQSYRFVLATAGGMLSTVLMMPLVSFIGKGDQAFGFKGGIAVLALVAVIMLAICFATTKERISDEGTTQGSMREDLRDIIRNDQWRIVGLLTILNILAVSVRGGAMMYYVTYILGNPLVFTWFLTTYCVGNLFGSAAAKPLTDWKCKVSVFWWTNAILAVLSVAMFFVPIGANITMFIFIFIIGVLHQLVTPIQWVMMSDTVDYGEWKGGKRLTGISFAGTLFVLKLGLALGGALIGWMLAGAGYQSGAATQNSATIMSIIALFTLVPAVCYFLSALIAARLYTLRTPFINRILKELADGVRRNEHEFTQDMKTAEDLSHENQ; via the coding sequence ATGAGCAGCCACATTCTGTCAAAACAAGAAAAAATCGGCTATGGCCTCGGCGATGCCGCAAGCCATATTGTTTTTGATAATGTCATGTTATACATGATGTTTTTTTATACGGATATTTTTGGTATTCCCGCGGGCTTCGTCGGCACTATGTTCCTGCTAGCGCGTGCACTAGATGCTATTTCCGACCCTATCATGGGGTTAGTCGCTGACCGTACCCGTACCCGCTGGGGTAAATTCCGGCCTTATGTGCTGTTTGCCGCGATCCCCTTTGGCATCGTGTGCATATTTGCCTACAGCACGCCGGAACTCAGCCTAACCGGTAAAATGGTTTATGCCGCTATCACTTACACCTTGCTGACGCTGATGTATACCGTCGTCAACATCCCATACTGTGCGTTAGGCGGCGTAATTACGGCCGATCCAACCCAACGCATTTCTCTACAATCCTATCGTTTCGTATTGGCTACCGCGGGCGGTATGTTAAGCACCGTTCTCATGATGCCGCTGGTCAGTTTTATTGGTAAAGGCGATCAAGCGTTCGGCTTTAAAGGCGGTATTGCAGTACTCGCTTTAGTTGCCGTCATCATGCTGGCTATTTGCTTTGCCACCACCAAAGAACGCATCAGCGATGAAGGAACAACGCAGGGCAGCATGCGTGAAGATCTGCGCGATATCATTCGCAACGACCAATGGCGCATCGTTGGCCTACTCACCATCCTGAATATCTTGGCCGTCTCGGTCCGCGGCGGCGCCATGATGTACTACGTCACCTATATCCTCGGTAATCCGCTGGTGTTTACTTGGTTCCTCACCACCTATTGCGTGGGCAATTTGTTTGGCAGCGCTGCGGCTAAACCGCTGACCGATTGGAAATGCAAAGTCAGCGTGTTTTGGTGGACCAACGCCATTCTTGCCGTTTTGAGCGTCGCCATGTTCTTTGTGCCCATTGGCGCCAATATCACTATGTTTATCTTCATCTTTATCATCGGCGTATTGCATCAGCTCGTCACCCCGATCCAATGGGTAATGATGTCCGATACCGTTGACTACGGCGAATGGAAAGGCGGCAAACGCCTCACGGGGATTAGCTTTGCGGGCACCCTGTTCGTCTTAAAACTGGGGCTCGCCCTCGGCGGCGCACTGATTGGCTGGATGCTGGCTGGCGCGGGATATCAATCGGGTGCCGCCACGCAAAACAGCGCCACTATCATGAGCATTATCGCCCTGTTCACGCTGGTTCCCGCCGTCTGCTATTTCCTGAGCGCACTTATCGCCGCTCGCCTGTATACCCTGCGTACGCCGTTCATCAACCGCATTTTAAAAGAGCTGGCCGATGGCGTGCGCCGCAACGAACACGAATTTACTCAAGATATGAAGACAGCAGAGGATTTAAGTCATGAAAATCAGTGA
- a CDS encoding tyrosine-type recombinase/integrase: protein MPLTDIQIRRAKAQDKPYTLNDGQGLSLLINPDGSKGWRFRYRFAGKARLMSFGSYSLVSLAEARDKRETARKQVANGIDPVEERKAQKLAQQLSTENSFEVICREWHTNKADRWTVAYREEIIKTFEQDVFPYIGKRPISEIKPLELLEVLRRIEKRGALEKTRKVRQRCGEVYRYAIITGRAEYNPAPDLAIALAVPKQKHHPFLSAEELPHFIRDLEAYTGSIITKNATKIIILTGVRTQELRFATWDEVDLEKGIWEIPAERMKMRRPHIVPLSTQVIDLFKQLKPITGHYPYIFIGRNNRSKPICKESVTQVIELLGYKGRATGHGFRHTMSTILHEQGFDSAWIEMQLAHVDKNSIRGTYNHAQYLENRKKMMQWYSEHIVIPQ, encoded by the coding sequence ATGCCACTTACAGACATACAAATCCGACGCGCTAAGGCACAAGACAAGCCCTACACCCTCAATGATGGACAAGGCTTATCCTTGCTCATAAATCCCGACGGGAGCAAAGGATGGAGGTTCCGCTACCGGTTTGCAGGAAAAGCCCGGTTAATGTCATTTGGTTCCTACAGTCTCGTCTCGCTTGCAGAGGCACGCGACAAACGCGAGACAGCACGCAAGCAGGTGGCAAATGGCATTGATCCAGTCGAAGAACGCAAAGCTCAAAAGCTCGCACAGCAGCTCTCAACAGAAAACTCATTCGAAGTTATATGCCGGGAGTGGCACACAAATAAAGCAGATCGTTGGACGGTGGCTTACCGCGAAGAAATCATTAAGACATTTGAGCAAGATGTTTTTCCGTACATTGGTAAGCGCCCCATTAGTGAGATAAAACCACTGGAACTGCTTGAAGTGCTGCGACGAATAGAGAAGCGTGGAGCACTAGAGAAAACACGTAAGGTGCGTCAGAGGTGCGGTGAGGTTTATCGCTACGCAATCATAACTGGCCGTGCTGAGTACAATCCTGCGCCTGATTTAGCTATCGCTCTGGCCGTTCCTAAGCAAAAGCACCATCCATTTTTATCCGCTGAAGAGTTACCCCACTTTATCCGAGATCTTGAAGCCTACACGGGCAGCATTATTACTAAGAATGCGACGAAGATAATCATACTTACAGGTGTGCGAACTCAAGAGCTACGCTTTGCTACGTGGGACGAGGTAGATCTCGAAAAAGGGATATGGGAAATACCGGCAGAACGGATGAAAATGCGTAGGCCTCACATCGTTCCTTTATCCACTCAGGTAATTGACCTCTTTAAGCAGCTCAAACCTATTACCGGTCATTATCCCTACATTTTTATTGGAAGAAACAACCGCAGTAAACCAATCTGTAAGGAAAGTGTGACACAAGTGATTGAGTTACTTGGCTACAAAGGCCGTGCTACAGGTCACGGTTTCAGACACACAATGTCGACAATATTGCATGAACAGGGATTTGATAGCGCGTGGATTGAAATGCAGTTGGCGCATGTAGATAAGAATAGTATTCGCGGTACGTATAACCATGCCCAGTATCTTGAAAACAGAAAAAAGATGATGCAGTGGTATTCAGAACATATAGTCATTCCCCAGTAG
- a CDS encoding bifunctional aspartate kinase/homoserine dehydrogenase II — MSAQPVAGQAIGRQLHKFGGSSLADVKCYLRVAGIMAEYSFPGDMMVVSAAGSTTNQLISWLRLSQTDRISAHQVQQALRRYQSELITGLLPAELAEPLVALFTQDLERLAALLDEPMCDATYAEVVGHGEIWSARLMSALLNVKGMESEWLDARSFLRAERSAQPQVDEGRSYPLLQQILAQHPNKRLVATGFICRNDAGETVLLGRNGSDYSATQIGSLAGVSRVTIWSDVAGVYSADPRKVKDACLLPLLRLDEASELARLAAPVLHARTLQPVSASDIDLQLRCSYQPEQGSTRIERVLASGTGAKIVTSHDEVCLIELNVPQSHDFEHVRQEIDRVLKRSQLRPLATGVHRDRHMIQLCYTSEVVESALKLLEESGVPGLLQLREGLALVALVGAGVCKNPLHSHRFYQQLKDQPIEFFCQSEDSISLVAVLRRGPTEALIQGLHTTLFRAEKRVGLVLMGKGNIGSRWLELFAREQENISARSGFEFVLAGVVDSSRSLLNYEGLDASRALAFFDDESQEMDEENLFLWMRAHPYDDLVVLDVTASESLAQQYRDFASYGFHVISANKLAGASCSDDYRQVRDAFEKTGRHWLYNATVGAGLPVNYTVRDLRDSGDSILSISGIFSGTLSWLFLQFDGTVPFTELVDQAWQQGLTEPDPRVDLSGQDVMRKLVILAREAGYDIEPNQVRVESLVPAGCEGGSIDHFFENGEDLNEQMIQRLEAANEMGLVLRYVARFDANGKARVGVEAVRPEHPLAALLPCDNVFAIESRWYRDNPLVIRGPGAGRDVTAGAIQSDLNRLAALL; from the coding sequence ATGAGCGCACAACCGGTAGCGGGGCAGGCGATAGGACGCCAGCTGCATAAGTTTGGCGGCAGTAGTTTAGCCGATGTGAAATGTTATCTGCGTGTCGCAGGGATTATGGCGGAGTACAGCTTCCCTGGCGATATGATGGTTGTTTCCGCAGCGGGTAGCACCACCAATCAGCTGATTAGCTGGTTGAGGCTAAGCCAGACTGACCGGATCTCTGCGCATCAGGTTCAGCAGGCATTACGTCGCTATCAAAGCGAACTCATCACGGGCCTGTTGCCGGCTGAACTTGCCGAGCCTTTGGTTGCGCTCTTTACTCAGGATTTGGAACGCTTAGCCGCCTTACTCGACGAGCCGATGTGCGATGCGACCTATGCTGAAGTGGTAGGGCACGGTGAAATATGGTCTGCGCGTTTGATGTCGGCGCTGCTCAACGTAAAAGGCATGGAGTCAGAGTGGCTGGATGCGCGTAGTTTCCTGCGCGCCGAACGTTCTGCCCAGCCACAGGTTGATGAAGGCCGATCTTATCCTCTATTACAGCAAATTCTGGCGCAGCATCCTAACAAACGCCTCGTCGCCACGGGGTTTATTTGCCGTAACGATGCGGGTGAAACCGTGCTGTTAGGGCGTAACGGTTCTGACTATTCCGCCACTCAGATCGGCTCATTAGCGGGCGTTTCTCGCGTGACGATTTGGAGCGACGTGGCCGGTGTGTACAGCGCTGACCCACGCAAGGTTAAAGATGCCTGCCTGTTGCCACTGCTGCGTTTAGACGAAGCTAGCGAACTGGCACGTTTAGCCGCGCCGGTTCTGCATGCGCGTACGTTGCAGCCGGTTTCCGCCAGCGATATTGACTTACAACTGCGCTGTAGCTATCAGCCAGAGCAGGGCTCAACGCGCATTGAGCGTGTTTTGGCATCTGGCACCGGTGCAAAAATTGTCACCAGCCACGATGAAGTTTGCCTGATTGAGCTTAATGTTCCACAAAGCCATGATTTTGAACACGTGCGTCAGGAAATTGACCGCGTGCTCAAGCGCTCCCAGCTGCGCCCATTAGCGACCGGCGTGCATCGCGACCGTCATATGATCCAGCTGTGCTATACCTCTGAAGTGGTGGAAAGTGCGCTGAAGTTATTGGAAGAATCTGGCGTTCCGGGTTTGCTACAGCTGCGTGAAGGATTGGCGCTGGTGGCGTTAGTCGGCGCAGGCGTATGCAAGAACCCACTGCACAGCCACCGTTTCTATCAGCAACTAAAAGATCAGCCAATTGAGTTCTTCTGCCAGTCAGAAGACAGCATCAGCTTGGTGGCGGTATTGCGCCGTGGCCCAACTGAAGCCCTGATTCAAGGTTTACACACCACGTTGTTCCGCGCCGAAAAACGCGTTGGGTTGGTATTGATGGGCAAGGGCAATATCGGTTCGCGCTGGTTAGAACTGTTTGCGCGTGAGCAGGAGAATATTTCTGCCCGTAGCGGCTTTGAATTTGTGCTGGCTGGCGTGGTAGATAGCAGCCGCAGCTTGCTGAATTATGAAGGATTAGACGCGAGCCGCGCATTGGCATTCTTTGATGATGAATCGCAGGAGATGGATGAAGAAAACCTGTTCCTGTGGATGCGTGCTCACCCTTATGACGATTTAGTGGTGCTGGATGTTACGGCCAGCGAGTCGTTGGCGCAGCAGTATCGTGACTTTGCCAGCTATGGTTTCCACGTTATTAGTGCGAACAAATTGGCTGGTGCGTCGTGCAGCGATGATTATCGCCAAGTTCGTGATGCCTTTGAGAAAACCGGTCGTCACTGGCTGTATAACGCCACCGTCGGAGCGGGTTTACCTGTGAACTATACGGTTCGCGATCTGCGCGATAGCGGCGACTCCATCTTGTCGATCAGCGGGATCTTCTCCGGTACGTTATCTTGGTTATTCCTTCAGTTTGATGGAACAGTTCCGTTTACTGAGCTGGTCGATCAAGCGTGGCAGCAGGGGCTGACCGAGCCCGATCCGCGTGTTGACCTCTCTGGTCAAGACGTGATGCGCAAACTGGTAATTTTGGCGCGTGAGGCAGGTTATGACATTGAACCGAATCAGGTACGTGTGGAATCGCTGGTGCCGGCTGGCTGCGAAGGGGGATCTATCGATCATTTCTTCGAAAACGGTGAAGACCTGAACGAACAAATGATCCAGCGTTTGGAAGCGGCCAACGAAATGGGGCTGGTGCTGCGTTATGTCGCCCGATTTGATGCCAACGGCAAAGCGCGCGTTGGTGTGGAAGCCGTTCGCCCAGAACACCCACTGGCGGCGTTGTTGCCATGTGACAACGTGTTTGCCATTGAAAGCCGCTGGTATCGTGATAATCCGTTGGTTATCCGTGGACCGGGCGCAGGACGCGATGTGACGGCGGGGGCTATTCAGTCGGATTTGAATCGGTTGGCGGCGTTATTGTGA
- the yicI gene encoding alpha-xylosidase gives MKISDGNWLIHEGLNLIHPLYVFEVEQHAREMVIYAAPREASARSAQLDTPLFTLRFFSPQEGVIGVRIAHFTGRIERGPQYPLYHATEHTIRMENTDDYAALHSGDLSVRVTKGENWALDFLRHGERITGSVAKSNGYIQNAKDGKTYLYERLDLGVGETVYGLGERFTAFVKNGQNVETWNRDGGTSTEQAYKNIPFYLTNRGYGVLVNHPECVSFEVGSEKVSKVQFSVEGEHLEYLVFDGPTPKQVLDRYTRLTGRPALPPAWSFGLWLTTSFTTNYDEKTVNRFIDGMAERNLPLHVFHFDCFWMKAFQWCDFEWDPETFPDPEGMLQRLKARGLKICVWINPYIGQKSPLFKQGMEKGYLLKRPNGDVWQWDKWQPGQGIVDFTNPAACDWYAGHLKRLIHMGVDCFKTDFGERIPTDVVWHDGSCPQKMHNHYAFIYNKLVYEVLQQELGKDEAVLFARSASVGAQQFPVHWGGDCYATYESMAESLRGGLSLGLSGFGFWSHDIGGFENTAPAHVYKRWCAFGLLSSHSRLHGSKSYRVPWAYDDEACDVVRFFTEWKCRLMPYLYAASAQAAKTGTPVMRAMMLEFPEDPGCDYLDRQYMLGDSLLVAPVFSESGDVSVYLPAGRWTHLYSNQEATGGWHREQHGFNSLPLYVRPNSLIAIGNNSQKPDYDYADSPCFHLFALEENTQAKAVIPAADGQAQFTLCVQRKGNQLLVSSTGNAQRWSLCLRNIHRAITQESSAVDAGEMGVTITPANVVNSLTITLK, from the coding sequence ATGAAAATCAGTGACGGCAATTGGCTCATCCATGAAGGACTCAACCTCATCCACCCGTTATATGTGTTTGAAGTCGAGCAGCACGCCCGTGAAATGGTCATTTACGCCGCCCCGCGTGAAGCCAGCGCGCGCTCAGCACAGCTGGATACTCCACTGTTTACGCTGCGGTTTTTTTCTCCACAGGAGGGAGTCATTGGTGTACGCATTGCGCACTTTACCGGACGAATAGAACGTGGGCCGCAATACCCTTTATATCACGCCACCGAGCACACCATTCGGATGGAAAATACCGATGATTACGCCGCCCTGCACAGTGGGGATTTAAGCGTTCGGGTGACCAAAGGAGAAAACTGGGCGCTGGATTTCCTGCGTCACGGCGAGCGCATCACCGGCAGCGTGGCTAAATCCAATGGCTACATTCAAAATGCCAAAGATGGCAAAACGTATCTCTATGAACGCCTCGATTTAGGCGTGGGGGAAACCGTATATGGCCTCGGCGAGCGCTTTACTGCTTTCGTCAAAAATGGGCAAAACGTAGAAACGTGGAACCGCGACGGCGGCACCAGCACCGAACAGGCCTATAAAAATATCCCGTTCTATCTGACCAATCGCGGCTATGGCGTATTGGTAAATCATCCCGAATGTGTCTCATTTGAAGTGGGTTCGGAAAAAGTCTCCAAGGTGCAATTCAGCGTTGAGGGCGAACATCTAGAATATTTAGTCTTTGACGGCCCAACGCCAAAGCAGGTTCTAGACCGTTATACTCGCCTCACCGGTCGCCCTGCGCTGCCACCGGCGTGGTCATTTGGCCTCTGGCTTACCACTTCATTTACCACCAACTACGACGAAAAAACCGTTAACCGCTTTATCGACGGCATGGCCGAACGCAACCTTCCGCTGCACGTGTTTCATTTCGACTGCTTCTGGATGAAGGCATTTCAGTGGTGCGATTTCGAATGGGACCCTGAAACCTTCCCCGATCCGGAAGGCATGCTCCAACGTTTGAAAGCGCGCGGGCTAAAAATATGCGTATGGATTAACCCTTACATTGGGCAAAAGTCACCGCTGTTTAAACAGGGGATGGAGAAGGGATATCTGCTCAAACGTCCAAACGGCGACGTATGGCAATGGGATAAATGGCAGCCGGGACAGGGCATCGTTGATTTCACCAATCCTGCTGCCTGCGACTGGTATGCAGGGCATCTCAAACGCTTAATCCACATGGGCGTTGACTGCTTTAAAACCGATTTTGGCGAGCGCATTCCAACCGACGTGGTATGGCACGACGGTTCATGCCCACAAAAAATGCATAACCATTACGCCTTTATTTACAACAAGTTGGTGTATGAAGTCTTGCAGCAAGAATTGGGTAAAGACGAAGCGGTGCTATTTGCCCGCTCGGCGTCGGTCGGCGCGCAGCAATTTCCGGTTCACTGGGGCGGCGACTGCTACGCCACCTATGAATCAATGGCGGAAAGCCTGCGCGGTGGATTATCTCTTGGATTGTCTGGTTTTGGCTTCTGGAGCCACGACATCGGCGGATTTGAAAATACGGCACCGGCGCACGTTTACAAACGTTGGTGCGCCTTTGGCCTGCTCTCTAGCCATAGTCGCCTGCACGGCAGTAAATCCTACCGCGTACCGTGGGCGTATGACGATGAAGCCTGCGACGTGGTGCGTTTTTTCACCGAGTGGAAATGCCGCCTGATGCCGTACCTCTACGCCGCCTCTGCTCAGGCTGCCAAAACAGGTACGCCGGTGATGCGCGCTATGATGCTGGAATTCCCAGAAGATCCGGGCTGCGATTATCTGGATCGCCAATACATGTTGGGGGATTCGCTGCTGGTCGCCCCGGTATTTAGCGAGAGCGGTGACGTCAGCGTCTATTTGCCCGCGGGCCGCTGGACACATCTCTATAGCAATCAAGAAGCCACCGGTGGCTGGCACCGAGAACAGCACGGGTTCAACAGTTTGCCGCTATATGTGCGCCCTAACAGCCTGATCGCTATCGGTAATAACAGCCAAAAACCTGATTATGACTATGCCGATAGCCCCTGTTTCCACCTTTTTGCCTTAGAAGAAAATACCCAAGCGAAGGCCGTCATTCCAGCCGCTGATGGTCAAGCTCAATTTACGCTTTGCGTGCAGCGTAAAGGCAATCAGCTGCTTGTTTCGAGCACCGGAAACGCTCAACGCTGGAGCCTATGCTTACGCAATATTCATCGAGCGATAACACAGGAAAGCAGCGCAGTAGATGCAGGGGAAATGGGCGTTACCATCACGCCAGCAAACGTGGTTAATAGCCTGACGATCACGCTCAAATAA
- a CDS encoding DJ-1/PfpI family protein → MSKKVAVLLAKGFEEAEAIMTIDVLRRLDIHVTTLACQDMLELTSYHNIRMFADVLLERSMDETFDAVVIPGGPEGTVNLAANPLVVEFIRRHDAAGKWICPICSAAARVLGGNNLLNGRRYTCSGDLHQDVKDGIYVDEKIVEDGNLLSGKGLGVAFDFAFHLGWKLTGNASNIDFQVDHIYYDFWRTHA, encoded by the coding sequence ATGTCTAAGAAAGTCGCTGTACTACTGGCGAAAGGGTTTGAAGAAGCAGAAGCGATCATGACCATCGACGTTTTGCGCCGTCTGGACATCCACGTAACCACCTTGGCCTGTCAGGATATGTTGGAGCTCACCAGCTATCACAACATTCGCATGTTTGCCGATGTGCTTCTCGAACGCAGCATGGATGAAACCTTTGACGCCGTCGTTATTCCTGGCGGGCCTGAAGGGACGGTAAATCTGGCTGCTAATCCGCTGGTTGTGGAGTTTATTCGCCGTCATGACGCCGCAGGAAAATGGATTTGCCCTATCTGCTCTGCGGCCGCACGCGTTTTGGGGGGAAATAATCTTCTCAATGGCCGCCGCTATACTTGCTCAGGCGATCTGCATCAGGATGTTAAAGACGGCATCTACGTGGACGAAAAAATTGTTGAAGATGGCAATCTGCTCAGTGGAAAAGGGCTTGGTGTTGCTTTTGATTTTGCTTTCCACCTCGGCTGGAAACTCACCGGTAACGCAAGCAATATTGATTTTCAGGTAGACCATATCTATTACGATTTCTGGCGAACACACGCCTAA
- a CDS encoding cyanate transporter yields MSQTQKQSLMLLVLVLIGLNMRPLLTSIGPLLPQLREASGMSFTAVSLLTALPVVAMGVLALAGGWVDRHISERNSVALSLLAIAVGALLRELAPQSLVLLSSALLGGIGIGIIQAVMPAVIKRSFQRRMPLVMGLWSAALMGGGGLGAALTPWLAQHSDVWHRSLAWWALPAVIALIGWWPQSKTLAQPIKHAVSAQPLRLHISPRAWTLGLYFGLINGGYTSLIAWLPPYYMQLGSSAQFSGSLLALMTVGQAVGALMLPMFARRQDRRMLLLAALMLQLIGFCGFIWMPLQMSVLWAVVCGFGLGGAFPLCLVLALDHSPQPAIAGRLVAFMQGIGFIVAGLSPYLSGLLRSLSGNFLMDWIFHAFLVVGLMLLTLRFVPSRYPQEWAAPAVERH; encoded by the coding sequence ATGAGTCAGACACAGAAACAAAGTTTGATGTTGTTAGTTTTGGTGTTAATTGGTCTGAATATGCGGCCACTTCTTACCTCTATCGGGCCATTATTGCCGCAGCTGCGTGAAGCGAGCGGCATGAGCTTTACCGCCGTTTCGTTATTAACCGCCTTGCCGGTGGTAGCGATGGGCGTATTAGCACTGGCGGGAGGCTGGGTCGATCGCCATATCAGTGAACGCAATAGCGTGGCGCTGAGTTTGCTGGCTATTGCCGTCGGTGCGCTGCTGCGCGAGCTCGCGCCACAAAGCCTCGTGTTGCTAAGCAGCGCACTGCTGGGCGGGATTGGTATCGGGATTATTCAGGCCGTGATGCCTGCGGTAATTAAACGTTCCTTCCAGCGCCGTATGCCGCTGGTGATGGGATTGTGGTCGGCGGCGCTGATGGGCGGTGGCGGTTTGGGTGCGGCGCTAACGCCGTGGCTTGCGCAGCACAGCGATGTTTGGCACCGATCTTTGGCTTGGTGGGCATTACCTGCTGTGATTGCGTTAATCGGCTGGTGGCCGCAGAGTAAAACGCTGGCGCAGCCAATAAAACACGCGGTGTCAGCACAGCCGCTGCGCTTACATATCAGCCCGCGTGCGTGGACGCTGGGTCTCTATTTTGGGCTGATCAATGGCGGTTACACCAGCCTGATCGCATGGCTGCCGCCCTACTATATGCAGCTGGGCTCCAGCGCACAGTTTAGCGGGAGTTTGCTGGCGTTGATGACGGTTGGGCAGGCGGTAGGGGCATTAATGTTGCCAATGTTTGCGCGTCGTCAGGATCGACGCATGCTGCTGCTGGCGGCGCTAATGCTACAGCTGATTGGGTTCTGTGGTTTTATCTGGATGCCTTTGCAGATGTCCGTTCTATGGGCGGTGGTGTGCGGCTTTGGACTCGGCGGTGCATTCCCTTTGTGCTTGGTGTTGGCGCTCGATCACTCGCCTCAGCCCGCGATTGCGGGGCGTTTGGTGGCCTTCATGCAGGGGATCGGTTTTATTGTGGCAGGCTTGTCGCCATACCTTTCTGGATTGCTGCGTAGCCTCAGCGGTAACTTCCTGATGGATTGGATATTCCACGCGTTCTTGGTGGTTGGCTTGATGCTGCTGACGCTGCGCTTTGTTCCATCGCGCTATCCGCAAGAATGGGCTGCGCCCGCCGTCGAACGCCATTAA